The following proteins are co-located in the Imtechella halotolerans genome:
- a CDS encoding potassium channel family protein, which produces MKYIVVGLGNFGASLAEKLTAQGNEVIGIDTRMAKVDLYKERISHTICMDATDEFTVSGLPLKDTDVIVVAIGEDQGANVMATALFKNFQVKRLISRAINPLHEKVLHAIGVDEIVHPEEETAERWAKKLCLNNVIDSFELSDQYSIIEANVPKEYIGKSILEIGFRPQFNLLVLTIIKPIQVQSILGKTHTERKVQGVVTPEMVLEATDILVLFGSNKDVQKFLKFKE; this is translated from the coding sequence ATGAAATATATCGTTGTTGGACTTGGAAACTTTGGAGCCTCTTTAGCCGAAAAACTTACAGCTCAAGGAAATGAGGTTATTGGAATTGACACCCGAATGGCCAAAGTGGATTTATATAAAGAACGCATCTCACACACCATTTGTATGGATGCCACCGATGAGTTTACAGTATCTGGCCTACCCCTTAAAGATACTGATGTGATTGTGGTTGCCATTGGGGAAGATCAAGGTGCAAACGTAATGGCCACTGCTCTATTTAAAAACTTTCAGGTAAAGCGTCTTATCAGTAGAGCTATTAATCCTCTCCATGAAAAAGTGCTGCACGCAATAGGTGTGGATGAAATAGTTCACCCAGAGGAAGAAACTGCCGAAAGATGGGCTAAAAAGCTATGTCTTAACAACGTAATTGATTCCTTCGAACTTAGTGATCAATATTCCATCATTGAAGCCAATGTACCTAAAGAATATATAGGCAAAAGTATTTTAGAAATTGGGTTTCGACCTCAATTTAATCTTCTTGTTCTTACCATTATAAAACCAATTCAAGTACAAAGTATTTTAGGAAAAACTCACACCGAACGGAAAGTTCAAGGAGTTGTTACTCCGGAAATGGTACTTGAAGCCACTGATATACTGGTGTTGTTTGGCTCAAACAAGGATGTTCAAAAATTCTTGAAATTCAAAGAATAA
- a CDS encoding TrkH family potassium uptake protein — MIDFKYIHYTAFVMSLLGILAFIADLGFSQSEQTQWLLNVFYFIVLAMGMLATVLRYLTTHREFKLSVVLFDIGSILFTLTAVYLHVSKAWQEHLHSIFYDDIWINLAVFFSFIREFSELKMNYKRTILNPAQLFVISFLTVILLGALLLMLPNATYQGISFTNALFTATSAVCVTGLIVVDTGSYFTLFGQTIIVALIQIGGLGILTFASYFSYFFKGVSSYENHLVLSDMTNSKKLGEVFSLLKYILLITFGIEFIAAILIYTTIDSQHFNSSFEQLYFSAFHAISAFCNAGFSTLPNSLYEGGFRFNYSLQLVLICTFVLGGLGFPIVVNIKNYLKYRIATIFKKKKQQFKPWVLNLNSRITLITTASLSIIGFVLFYILEYSNTLAEHDGFGKLVVALFGATTPRTAGFNSIDTAAMSFPALMMVILLMWIGASPSSTGGGIKTSTFAIATLNIFSLAKGKDRIEVFRREIADSSVRRAFAIISLSLIVIGTGVLIISISDPEKSLISIAFECFSAYSTVGLSLGITGSLSMTGKLVIIAIMFIGRVSMLSIIIAFFKKEKHKNYNYPTEEITIN; from the coding sequence ATGATTGATTTTAAATACATCCATTATACTGCCTTTGTAATGAGTCTATTAGGGATTCTAGCTTTTATTGCTGATCTCGGTTTTTCACAATCCGAACAAACCCAATGGCTATTAAACGTTTTTTATTTTATAGTTCTAGCAATGGGTATGTTGGCGACCGTTTTGCGTTACTTAACTACCCATAGAGAATTCAAATTATCAGTAGTTCTGTTCGATATTGGAAGTATCCTTTTTACCTTAACTGCGGTATACTTACATGTATCGAAGGCTTGGCAAGAACATTTACACTCCATATTCTACGATGACATATGGATAAACCTTGCCGTATTTTTCTCTTTTATCAGAGAATTCTCTGAATTAAAAATGAACTATAAGCGCACAATCCTAAACCCAGCCCAGCTGTTTGTGATCAGCTTTCTTACCGTTATTCTGCTTGGAGCCTTGTTATTAATGCTTCCAAATGCTACCTATCAAGGCATATCATTTACCAATGCCTTATTCACGGCTACCAGTGCTGTCTGTGTAACAGGACTTATTGTGGTAGATACCGGCAGTTATTTTACCCTTTTTGGCCAAACAATTATTGTAGCTCTCATTCAAATTGGAGGATTAGGAATTCTTACCTTCGCAAGCTACTTCAGCTATTTCTTTAAAGGAGTATCCTCCTATGAAAACCATCTTGTGTTAAGTGACATGACCAATTCCAAAAAGTTAGGCGAGGTTTTCTCACTTTTAAAATACATTTTATTGATCACATTTGGAATTGAATTTATTGCCGCCATCTTAATTTATACGACTATAGATAGTCAACATTTTAATTCCTCCTTCGAACAATTATATTTTTCCGCCTTTCATGCTATATCTGCATTTTGCAATGCCGGATTCTCAACACTCCCTAATAGTTTATACGAAGGTGGTTTTAGATTTAATTATTCCTTACAGTTAGTACTTATTTGCACATTTGTATTGGGTGGTCTTGGTTTCCCTATTGTTGTGAATATTAAAAATTATCTAAAATATCGTATCGCTACTATTTTCAAAAAGAAAAAACAGCAATTTAAACCCTGGGTATTAAATTTAAATAGTAGAATAACCCTTATTACCACTGCTTCATTATCTATTATTGGTTTTGTTTTATTTTATATACTTGAATACAGTAATACGCTAGCTGAACATGATGGCTTTGGAAAATTGGTAGTAGCTCTTTTTGGGGCAACAACTCCACGGACTGCCGGTTTTAACTCCATAGATACCGCTGCTATGTCCTTCCCTGCCCTGATGATGGTTATTCTTCTTATGTGGATTGGTGCTTCCCCGTCTTCCACAGGAGGGGGGATAAAAACCAGTACATTTGCCATCGCTACTCTTAATATATTTAGTCTGGCTAAAGGGAAAGATCGTATCGAAGTATTTCGAAGAGAAATAGCAGATAGTTCGGTACGACGAGCGTTTGCCATTATTTCTTTATCGCTTATTGTCATTGGAACAGGGGTGCTAATTATCTCCATTTCAGATCCCGAAAAATCCCTAATAAGCATTGCTTTTGAATGTTTTTCAGCTTATAGCACTGTTGGGCTTAGCCTAGGAATAACAGGTAGTCTAAGTATGACAGGAAAACTTGTTATTATCGCTATAATGTTCATTGGACGGGTGAGCATGCTTTCCATTATAATTGCATTTTTCAAAAAAGAAAAACATAAAAATTACAACTATCCTACAGAGGAAATTACCATTAACTAA
- a CDS encoding helix-turn-helix and ligand-binding sensor domain-containing protein encodes MIFRFPNISSHILYNIVKLVLYTFFLCVSPNVLGQHTPYFQNYALSGYGAGNQNWGISKGDNGKLYTANNNGLLEYDGLKWTLYQLPNKTTLRSVLVHDNLVYTGSYEDFGYWKKDKKGVLQYTSLTTSIRESITINDEIWQIVPYKETIVFRSFSSLYIYHNDGSIKKLTPPSVIMSCNIVNDEFYLSTLQHGIYKIENEELQPYFFHELLVDAKVIAVSSYNDKLLVSTSLKGSYFIEKDKLIGTNFTVNKAIIAHQLNSFSTLNDGRMVFGTIKDGIYITDKHGTVLSHLNKENGLSNNTVLAMHVEPDNKVWLGLDNGISFVDLSSHNYFFNDISGRLGAVYDVVKFKDTLYIGSNTGLFYLDSNNALQFVEGSQGQVWDLEIIEGQLFCGHNNGTYIVEGFTLKEISPFTGGLTIKKVPEKSNLYIQGAYTGLIRFSKNDLNWNAKHLGGTSMLARYLVFEDRNQVWVSHAYKGLHKVTLGSNYDTITSVKSYKDKGIWSNFNVSVHQIKKDICFKSNNGWQKYEPLQDTIIPFDLLNNKLGKDSYIISDFDTDLLVVKTKNETIEFISLTNLDKVLILNNQYFKDRLVVGYERVSYVGDSLYALSLMDGFMLIDGKEYHEHSSLQLPLLEQIEINDELIDLGILKNQTIDLDYGKSISFSLTSATSENYYLEYALEADGEPYKWYKMKGDKLKLANLSSGGYKLQFRAVNDFGEASEVFAIQLNVLYPWYRDTPGLLLFFVLAGIIALVFFVLHKRKIAKEQRLLSMKYTKEQEELLLQQTLESDRKLVELKNESLRNEVKLKSKQLANTAMALVKKNETLLEIKNELTKHKDEFTNYFSYKRLIKKVDNSIDHKDEWEVFEFNFNQVHEEFFNKLKERHPDLTHKDLKVCAYIKMNLSTKEIAPLMNISIRGVETNRYRLRKKLDLENDNSLVDYLQNI; translated from the coding sequence TTGATTTTTAGATTCCCCAACATTTCAAGTCATATTTTATATAATATAGTAAAACTAGTACTGTATACTTTCTTTCTATGTGTAAGTCCTAATGTCTTAGGACAGCATACCCCTTATTTTCAAAATTATGCACTTTCTGGTTACGGAGCAGGCAATCAAAATTGGGGAATATCCAAAGGTGATAATGGAAAACTATACACTGCTAATAATAATGGATTATTAGAATATGATGGTTTAAAATGGACTTTATATCAATTGCCGAATAAGACTACCCTTCGTTCCGTATTGGTACATGATAACCTTGTGTATACTGGGTCGTATGAAGATTTTGGGTATTGGAAAAAAGACAAGAAGGGAGTATTGCAATATACCTCTTTGACCACTTCAATACGAGAGTCAATCACCATTAATGATGAAATCTGGCAGATTGTGCCCTACAAGGAAACTATTGTTTTTAGGTCATTTTCAAGTTTATATATCTATCACAATGACGGAAGTATCAAAAAACTTACACCTCCTTCCGTTATTATGTCTTGTAATATAGTTAATGATGAATTTTACCTTTCTACATTACAACACGGTATCTATAAAATTGAAAATGAAGAATTACAGCCTTACTTCTTTCATGAACTTTTAGTAGATGCAAAAGTAATAGCAGTATCTAGCTATAATGATAAATTATTAGTGAGTACTTCATTAAAAGGAAGTTATTTTATTGAAAAAGATAAACTGATAGGGACCAACTTTACGGTCAATAAAGCAATAATTGCCCATCAACTAAATAGTTTTAGCACCCTTAATGATGGGCGAATGGTTTTTGGGACTATTAAAGATGGAATCTATATTACCGACAAGCATGGTACTGTCTTATCTCACTTAAATAAAGAAAATGGACTGAGTAATAACACAGTTCTAGCCATGCATGTGGAACCTGATAATAAAGTATGGCTTGGGTTGGACAATGGGATTTCCTTTGTGGATCTAAGTAGTCATAATTATTTCTTTAATGATATTTCAGGGAGGTTAGGAGCAGTATATGATGTAGTAAAGTTTAAAGATACCCTATACATTGGAAGCAATACTGGGTTGTTTTATCTCGATAGCAATAATGCACTTCAATTTGTGGAAGGCTCTCAAGGTCAAGTGTGGGACTTAGAAATAATTGAAGGACAATTGTTCTGTGGACATAATAACGGGACCTATATAGTGGAAGGATTTACACTGAAAGAAATAAGTCCATTTACAGGAGGTCTGACTATTAAAAAGGTTCCGGAGAAATCCAATTTGTATATTCAGGGGGCGTATACAGGATTAATTCGGTTTTCTAAAAATGACTTAAACTGGAATGCAAAACATTTAGGAGGCACTTCCATGTTAGCACGTTATCTCGTATTTGAAGACAGAAACCAAGTTTGGGTATCACATGCATATAAGGGATTGCATAAGGTAACTCTAGGTTCAAATTATGATACGATAACTTCGGTAAAAAGTTATAAAGACAAGGGCATTTGGTCCAATTTTAATGTGAGTGTTCATCAAATTAAAAAGGATATCTGTTTTAAGAGTAATAATGGTTGGCAAAAGTATGAGCCTTTACAAGATACGATAATACCGTTTGATTTGTTAAATAACAAACTGGGTAAAGATTCGTATATCATTTCAGATTTTGACACTGATTTGTTGGTTGTTAAAACTAAAAATGAGACTATTGAATTTATTTCGTTAACCAATTTGGATAAGGTTTTAATACTCAACAATCAATATTTTAAAGATAGGTTAGTGGTGGGATATGAGCGTGTTTCCTATGTGGGAGATTCCTTGTATGCCTTAAGTTTAATGGATGGTTTTATGCTCATAGATGGTAAGGAGTATCATGAGCACTCCAGTCTACAATTACCTTTATTGGAACAGATTGAAATTAATGATGAGTTAATTGATTTAGGTATTCTTAAGAATCAGACCATTGACTTGGATTATGGAAAGTCTATTAGTTTTTCATTGACTTCAGCCACCTCTGAAAATTACTATCTTGAATATGCATTAGAAGCCGACGGGGAACCATATAAGTGGTATAAGATGAAAGGTGATAAGCTTAAATTAGCAAATTTAAGTTCAGGAGGTTATAAGCTACAGTTTAGGGCTGTCAATGATTTTGGTGAAGCCTCAGAAGTATTCGCCATTCAACTTAATGTATTATATCCTTGGTATAGGGATACGCCAGGGCTCCTGTTGTTTTTCGTATTGGCTGGAATTATTGCGTTGGTATTTTTTGTCCTACATAAACGTAAAATAGCTAAGGAACAACGATTGCTTTCCATGAAATATACTAAGGAACAAGAAGAATTATTGCTACAACAGACATTAGAAAGTGATAGGAAATTGGTAGAATTAAAGAATGAGTCCTTACGCAATGAAGTGAAGTTAAAAAGTAAGCAATTAGCTAATACAGCGATGGCTTTGGTTAAAAAGAATGAGACTTTACTGGAAATAAAGAATGAACTTACCAAGCATAAGGATGAATTTACCAATTACTTTTCATACAAGCGATTGATTAAGAAAGTTGATAATTCAATTGATCACAAGGACGAATGGGAGGTCTTTGAGTTCAACTTTAATCAGGTTCATGAAGAGTTTTTCAATAAATTGAAGGAAAGACATCCTGATTTAACGCATAAGGATTTGAAGGTATGTGCCTATATAAAAATGAATTTATCTACTAAGGAAATTGCCCCTCTAATGAATATCTCTATACGCGGAGTAGAAACAAATAGGTATCGTCTAAGAAAGAAACTGGATTTAGAAAATGACAATTCATTGGTAGATTATTTACAGAATATCTAA
- a CDS encoding SusC/RagA family TonB-linked outer membrane protein: MKTKINQLLFFLFVFSISYVSAQQIVVEGTVKSSEDNMPVPGVNVVVKGTTRGTSTDFDGKYTISVASGETLEFSYVGFKTVDVVINNQRRLDIVLQADVAALDEVVVIGFGTQKKSDLTGAVSSIKSVELLKQPAVNAVQSIQGKLSGVNIINTNAPGSSPNVIIRGTGTAAAGTNVLYVVDGIQMRDIANINPADIETMDVLKDAASASIYGMDAANGVIIITTKKGKDGKMKISLDSYYGAKSTLNAVEMANASQYVEYFNQNRASLGLTTFLSENQPYDTDWYKALTDVGFTNSNNMALSGASDMYNYYFSFNNYNEDGILKNNEYNRNTLRSNNTIKLLDDRLKFTSNLSASFVKATPKPFSAFDGAYRQAPVIPVYYPSGQFGMPFWNQTTGIATYEGAPGEIVGSLNSIGNPVSSVFFANEKNSGTDLQGVFEGELKITDYLKATSRFAASKSFTQSRIFNDTRGRWLAADPTRTNADFDQFKANNPTSTNYTENSLSFSKYESYRYNWDSYLTFDKMFNEKHSVNAVAGITRGMRNQSTEVYMQGYDVPLQEQYWSINYTTSDYERTVRQSYSTPIKQLSYFGRLQYNFDSKYYAQVNFRRDGVSTFKNQSDQYTGTDYFGNFPSFSLGWTISKENFFADVDFIDFLKLRGGWGRLGNSEVDFNVYSFITNTGSSNVNYTFGPNQDLFLGAGLGREIKPISWEVTEETNIGFDFAMVKSKLSGAFNYYSRNTNNAILLVKPVLSSPGTEDYFDHGAEVTNKGVEIELNWKDSVSEDFSYNVGVVYSNNKNNVENVKSAYDGQIGGSLGNGQITKRLQEGQPLYAWWMYEVDGVWQNQDEIDNNASIGGARPGHLRYKDQNNDGIIDDKDKKFFGSFMPTYNVGINLGANYKNFDLVIEGYGAGGNKVYNGLKGTRIDGGENITSDVYHSRWTGEGSTNLHPGANRDSYASTYYLEDGDYFRINNITIGYTLNNAFDYVSRIRVYATAQNPFLFTKYSGFTPEIVGRSSDRAGIELSAYPITKTFLFGVNIEL, encoded by the coding sequence ATGAAAACAAAAATTAATCAATTACTATTTTTTCTATTTGTTTTCTCCATTTCTTATGTGAGTGCACAGCAAATTGTTGTTGAGGGAACGGTAAAAAGTTCTGAAGACAATATGCCTGTGCCTGGTGTCAATGTCGTTGTAAAAGGTACAACTCGTGGCACCAGCACTGATTTTGATGGTAAGTATACCATTTCGGTTGCATCTGGAGAAACGCTAGAATTCAGTTACGTAGGTTTTAAAACCGTTGATGTAGTCATCAACAATCAGAGAAGATTAGATATTGTCCTGCAGGCAGATGTAGCTGCCCTTGATGAGGTAGTTGTTATCGGGTTTGGAACGCAAAAGAAATCAGATCTTACAGGTGCCGTTTCAAGTATTAAGTCTGTGGAGTTATTAAAGCAACCAGCAGTTAATGCCGTGCAATCAATCCAGGGGAAATTATCTGGGGTGAATATTATTAACACTAATGCTCCTGGTAGTAGTCCCAATGTAATCATTAGGGGAACAGGTACAGCAGCCGCTGGTACCAATGTTTTATACGTTGTAGATGGTATTCAAATGCGTGATATTGCAAACATCAACCCTGCAGATATCGAAACCATGGACGTTCTAAAGGATGCTGCCTCAGCCTCTATATATGGTATGGATGCTGCCAATGGAGTGATTATAATTACTACCAAAAAAGGTAAAGATGGGAAAATGAAAATCAGTTTAGATTCCTATTATGGAGCAAAATCTACATTGAATGCAGTTGAAATGGCTAATGCAAGTCAATATGTGGAGTACTTTAATCAAAATAGAGCAAGTTTAGGTTTGACTACCTTTCTTTCAGAAAATCAACCATACGACACAGATTGGTATAAGGCTTTGACAGATGTAGGGTTTACCAATAGCAACAATATGGCATTGTCTGGGGCAAGCGATATGTATAATTATTACTTTAGTTTTAATAATTATAATGAAGATGGTATTCTAAAAAACAATGAATACAATCGAAATACATTAAGAAGTAACAATACGATAAAGCTTTTGGATGATCGTTTGAAGTTTACTTCAAATCTAAGTGCTTCATTTGTAAAGGCTACTCCTAAGCCTTTTAGTGCTTTTGACGGAGCCTATAGACAAGCCCCTGTTATCCCTGTGTATTACCCAAGTGGTCAATTTGGTATGCCATTTTGGAATCAAACAACAGGAATAGCTACCTATGAGGGAGCTCCTGGAGAAATTGTTGGTTCTTTAAACTCAATAGGGAATCCAGTTTCATCCGTATTTTTTGCAAATGAAAAAAATTCAGGAACAGACCTACAAGGAGTATTTGAAGGAGAGTTAAAAATAACAGACTACTTAAAGGCAACTTCTCGTTTTGCTGCATCAAAGTCTTTTACACAGTCTCGAATTTTTAATGATACAAGAGGAAGATGGCTAGCCGCTGATCCAACTAGAACCAATGCTGATTTTGATCAATTTAAGGCGAATAATCCTACCTCTACTAACTATACTGAAAACAGTTTGTCATTTAGTAAATATGAATCCTACAGATATAATTGGGACAGTTATTTAACCTTTGATAAAATGTTTAATGAAAAGCATTCAGTAAATGCGGTAGCTGGTATAACAAGAGGTATGAGAAATCAAAGTACTGAGGTGTATATGCAAGGGTATGATGTGCCATTACAAGAACAATATTGGAGTATAAACTATACTACAAGTGATTATGAAAGAACAGTAAGACAATCGTACAGCACACCTATTAAGCAACTTTCTTATTTTGGTCGTTTGCAGTATAATTTTGATTCCAAATATTATGCTCAAGTGAATTTTAGACGAGACGGTGTAAGTACTTTTAAGAACCAGTCAGATCAATATACTGGAACTGATTATTTTGGAAATTTCCCATCTTTTAGTTTAGGTTGGACTATTTCCAAAGAAAATTTCTTTGCTGACGTTGATTTTATTGACTTCCTTAAATTAAGAGGAGGTTGGGGAAGATTAGGAAACTCGGAAGTTGATTTCAATGTGTATAGTTTTATCACAAATACAGGATCAAGTAATGTAAATTATACTTTTGGTCCAAATCAAGATTTATTTTTAGGAGCTGGTTTAGGTAGAGAAATTAAACCTATTTCCTGGGAGGTTACAGAAGAAACCAACATAGGGTTTGATTTTGCAATGGTAAAATCAAAGTTATCAGGAGCGTTTAACTACTATAGTAGAAATACTAATAATGCCATTTTGTTGGTTAAACCAGTATTAAGTTCACCAGGAACAGAGGATTATTTTGATCACGGTGCGGAGGTAACCAACAAAGGTGTGGAGATTGAGTTAAACTGGAAAGATTCAGTTTCTGAAGATTTTTCGTATAACGTAGGAGTTGTTTATTCGAATAACAAAAATAATGTTGAGAACGTAAAATCTGCCTATGATGGACAAATTGGGGGAAGCCTAGGGAATGGTCAAATTACCAAACGTCTTCAAGAAGGACAGCCTTTGTATGCATGGTGGATGTATGAAGTAGATGGCGTATGGCAAAACCAAGATGAAATTGACAACAACGCTTCTATTGGAGGAGCAAGACCTGGACATCTTCGATACAAGGACCAAAATAATGATGGAATAATCGATGATAAGGATAAAAAATTCTTTGGATCATTTATGCCAACGTATAATGTAGGTATTAATCTTGGTGCAAATTATAAGAATTTTGATTTAGTTATAGAGGGGTATGGTGCCGGAGGAAATAAAGTGTATAATGGACTTAAAGGTACTCGAATTGATGGTGGTGAGAATATCACATCAGATGTATATCATTCTAGATGGACTGGAGAAGGATCAACAAACTTACATCCAGGAGCAAATAGAGATTCATACGCTTCAACATATTATTTAGAAGATGGTGATTATTTTAGAATCAACAATATAACCATTGGATATACCTTGAATAATGCGTTTGATTACGTATCAAGAATTAGAGTATATGCAACAGCACAAAATCCATTCTTATTTACTAAGTATAGTGGATTTACTCCAGAGATTGTTGGTAGATCATCTGATAGAGCTGGTATAGAGCTTTCTGCGTATCCAATTACTAAGACTTTCTTGTTTGGTGTTAACATTGAATTGTAA